From a region of the Cucumis sativus cultivar 9930 chromosome 6, Cucumber_9930_V3, whole genome shotgun sequence genome:
- the LOC101213805 gene encoding KH domain-containing protein At4g18375, translating into MVSGKRPYGQRDYNGDNKGYKRRITEQDDWVSDELVVYRILCPDEVIGSVIGKSGKVINSIRQETRAKIKVVDPFPGAKDRVITIFCFVKDKEDVEVDDEFNDRQTLCAAQDALLKVHAAIANALASAGDLDRKQRDKEQCQILIPSSQSANVIGKAGSTIKKLRSKTRTSIKISPKDATDPIHSCAMDFDNFAVIAGEPEGVRRALFAISSIMYKFPPREEIPLDTNVNEAPPNIIIPSDVPLYSAGGLYPSADPILPPRSIPPMLGAQHVQDLHDYPESGNAWPLYSSSLPVVPGGISGHPPSEELVVRVLCPFDNIGRVIGKGGGTIKSIRQASGARVEVDDTKRDCDECIITISSFESLDDLKSMAVETVLLLQEKINDDEGGTVIMRLLIPSKVIGCIIGKSGSIINEIRKSTRADIRISKGDKLKCASSSDELVEVTGKVGCVRDALVQIVLRLRDDALKERDVGHNSAIVTDSMYSSGSSFSMPSVLPSVSPGAPPMGYDQRAESGSGLGVLSSSGLYGSGSLSMGDNGYGYMSSYSSKLYGGLPPPSSLEMLIPANAAGKVIGKGGANIANIRKISGALIEISDSKSSRGDRIALISGTSEQKRTAENLIQAFIMAT; encoded by the exons atggtgaGTGGGAAGCGACCTTATGGTCAGAGGGACTATAATGGAGACAATAAGGGGTACAAGAGACGGATTACTGAACAAGATGACTGGGTTAGTGATGAACTTGTTGTTTACCGAATACTTTGCCCCGATGAGGTCATTGGAAGTGTTATTGGCAAGAGTGGGAAAGTGATAAACTCAATAAGGCAAGAAACGAGGGCAAAGATTAAGGTGGTTGATCCATTTCCTGGTGCTAAGGACCGTGTTATAACAATATTCTGCTTTGTTAAGGATAAGGAGGATGTGGAAGTTGATGACGAGTTCAATGACAGACAAACATTATGTGCAGCTCAAGATGCTCTTCTTAAAGTTCATGCTGCCATTGCTAATGCACTGGCTTCTGCTGGAGATTTAGACCGGAAACAGAGGGATAAAGAACAATGCCAAATTCTTATCCCTTCAAGCCAGTCTGCTAATGTCATTGGTAAAGCAGGATCGACTATAAAAAAGCTTAGAAGCAAGACGAGGACCAGTATAAAAATCAGCCCCAAAGATGCCACTGATCCAATTCATTCGTGTGCCATGGATTTTGACAATTTTGCTGTG ATAGCTGGAGAACCTGAGGGAGTAAGACGGGCATTGTTTGCAATATCTTCAATTATGTATAAGTTCCCTCCCAGAGAAGAGATTCCTCTCGATACAAATGTAAACGAAGCCCCTCCTAATATAATTATCCCATCCGATGTTCCTCTGTATTCAGCAGGAGGGCTATATCCAAGTGCAGATCCCATTCTTCCTCCCAGATCTATTCCACCAATGCTTGGTGCTCAACATGTTCAGGATCTTCACGATTACCCTGAAAGTGGGAATGCATGGCCTCtctattcatcttctcttcctGTGGTTCCTGGTGGTATTAGTGGTCATCCTCCATCGGAGGAGTTGGTGGTTAGAGTATTATGCCCCTTTGATAACATTGGCCGTGTCATTGGTAAAGGTGGGGGTACCATTAAAAGCATAAGGCAAGCTAGCGGTGCTCGTGTAGAGGTTGATGACACCAAGCGTGATTGTGATGAATGCATTATTACTATCTCGTCATTTGAG TCCTTGGATGATCTGAAATCAATGGCTGTTGAAACTGTGTTATTGCTGCAAGAGAAGATTAATGATGATGAAGGTGGTACGGTGATTATGAGACTACTTATTCCATCTAAAGTTATTGGTTGTATTATAGGAAAAAGTGGTTCAATCATTAATGAGATTCGGAAGTCAACTAGAGCTGATATCCGTATTTCTAAGGGCGACAAACTTAAGTGTGCTTCTTCCAGTGATGAACTTGTTGAG GTAACTGGTAAAGTTGGCTGTGTGAGAGATGCATTGGTCCAGATTGTGTTGAGGCTTCGTGATGATGCTTTGAAAGAGAGGGATGTTGGTCATAACTCTGCTATTGTTACTGATTCAATGTACTCATCAGGTTCCAGTTTTTCAATGCCATCTGTCTTGCCTTCTGTTTCTCCTGGGGCTCCACCAATGGGCTATGATCAGAGGGCTGAAAGTGGGAGTGGATTAGGCGTTCTCTCTTCAAGTGGCCTATATGGATCTGGATCACTGTCG ATGGGAGACAATGGGTATGGATACATGTCCTCATATTCATCCAAGTTGTATGGAGG GCTGCCTCCTCCATCTTCTCTCGAGATGTTGATCCCAGCAAATGCAGCTGGTAAAGTAATTGGAAAAGGAGGGGCTAATATCGCCAACATTAGGAAG ATATCTGGAGCGTTGATAGAGATCTCAGACTCTAAGTCATCTAGAGGTGATCGCATTGCTCTTATATCTGGTACATCTGAACAGAAGCGCACGGCTGAAAACTTGATTCAGGCGTTTATAATGGCTACATGA
- the LOC101220488 gene encoding F-box protein At5g46170, translating to MSCSYLRPDPPARIFSIQDGVFAQTYSRCNYSDDHFDRLPDSLLLLIFNRIGDVKALGRCCAVSRRFHSIVSQVDNVVVRVDCVISDDDFSSASSSSDKSRSGFSNLFRMVLGGIVKPLQALGQFLGPKRVTSSGLGSASSSLSTSSLAVGREEDGESGQSGVTHHSPTQVLKNFNEIRFLRIELPSGELGIDDGILLKWRADFGSTLDNCVILGAASVIHVGSFNKHVQENGTDGFCSGNGPAADDSGSIPESFYTNGGLKLRVVWTISSLIAASARHYLLQPIIAEHKTLDNLVLTDADGQGMLCMNKDQLEELRVKPLSASTASKRTLVPALNMRLWYAPHLELPGGIVLKGATLVAIRPSEQSMTKKEVSDGSWLSNAFEEPYGTAAKILVKRRTYCLEMNSF from the coding sequence ATGTCCTGTTCATATCTACGTCCCGATCCCCCCGCCAGAATATTCTCCATACAAGACGGGGTTTTTGCCCAGACCTACAGCCGTTGTAACTACTCTGATGATCATTTTGATCGTCTTCCTGATTCTCTTCTTCTGCTGATTTTCAATAGGATCGGCGATGTTAAGGCTCTTGGACGTTGCTGTGCTGTTTCTCGAAGATTTCACTCGATTGTCTCTCAGGTTGATAACGTTGTTGTACGAGTTGATTGTGTGATTTCTGATGATGATTTCTCTTCAGCTTCTTCGTCTTCTGATAAATCCCGAAGTGGTTTCTCTAATCTGTTTCGTATGGTTCTTGGAGGCATTGTTAAGCCGCTTCAAGCGTTAGGTCAGTTTTTGGGTCCGAAAAGGGTGACTTCTTCTGGCTTGGGTTCGGCTTCGTCTTCTTTATCGACTTCTTCGCTTGCGGTTGGGAGGGAAGAAGATGGGGAAAGTGGTCAAAGTGGTGTGACTCATCACTCGCCGACGCAAGTTCTAAAGAATTTTAACGAGATTCGGTTCCTTCGGATCGAGCTTCCTAGTGGTGAACTGGGTATTGACGATGGGATATTGTTGAAGTGGCGAGCTGATTTTGGATCAACTTTGGATAACTGTGTGATCCTAGGTGCTGCGTCGGTGATTCACGTTGGATCCTTTAATAAGCACGTTCAAGAGAATGGAACTGATGGGTTTTGCTCTGGAAATGGCCCAGCGGCTGACGACAGCGGGAGCATTCCCGAATCGTTTTACACTAATGGGGGACTAAAATTGAGAGTAGTTTGGACGATTAGCTCGCTAATCGCGGCCTCGGCAAGACATTACCTACTGCAGCCGATAATTGCAGAGCATAAAACTCTGGATAACTTAGTTCTAACGGATGCAGATGGACAGGGGATGTTGTGTATGAACAAGGATCAACTTGAGGAGTTGAGAGTGAAGCCCTTGTCAGCTTCAACTGCGTCAAAGAGAACGCTTGTTCCAGCTCTGAATATGAGGCTTTGGTATGCGCCTCACCTGGAATTACCTGGTGGGATTGTTCTGAAAGGGGCAACTCTTGTTGCAATTCGTCCAAGCGAGCAGTCAATGACAAAGAAAGAAGTTTCTGATGGGTCATGGCTTTCAAACGCTTTCGAGGAACCTTACGGAACCGCAGCAAAGATACTGGTGAAGAGGAGAACTTACTGTCTTGAGATGAATTCTTTCTGA
- the LOC101205073 gene encoding transcription factor TCP2 encodes MEVVDNIQEQPRKFPRLANGRSSDSNEIGLKGVENIHTGDEKDKESKRDGGITAGVGGGGLGGADDETNRLRGWHHSRIIRVSRASGGKDRHSKVWTSKGLRDRRVRLSVATAIQFYDLQDRLGFEQPSKAVEWLIKAAADAIKELPSLNASFPETPKQLSGEKISVTDRPGPLDSVEQKQSQLHVSLSKSACSSNSETSKGSGLSLSRSEVRVNRLKARERAKERAQKEKEKEQDSSRITDHNLSSMTRNSSFTELLAGGAASVSAHRDAGVAAERQWQSSTVAMDYFSSGILEPSTSRTHHSSGFSDQMNLGTSLPQTMSSTPLFSSVSTGDSNAEQLHQFSFVHDGNIVPVATTQPGGGNDYSLNFTISSNLPGYYRGTLQSNSSLLPHLQRFSPVDGSNLPFLFGAATSAAPQLENHNHYQFSPAFDGRLQLCYGGGNRQSEQKGKGKD; translated from the coding sequence ATGGAGGTGGTGGATAATATTCAAGAACAACCGCGTAAGTTTCCAAGGTTAGCAAATGGCAGAAGTAGTGACTCCAACGAGATAGGGTTAAAAGGGGTTGAGAACATTCACACGGGGGatgaaaaagacaaagaatCGAAAAGGGATGGGGGCATCACGGCGGGAGTTGGCGGTGGAGGTCTTGGAGGAGCTGATGATGAAACTAATCGGCTTCGGGGGTGGCACCACTCCCGGATTATTAGGGTTTCTCGAGCTTCCGGCGGGAAGGACAGGCATAGCAAGGTGTGGACTTCAAAGGGATTAAGAGACCGTAGGGTTCGGTTATCTGTAGCGACGGCGATTCAGTTCTACGATCTTCAAGATCGGTTGGGTTTTGAGCAACCAAGCAAGGCGGTCGAGTGGCTTATCAAAGCGGCCGCAGATGCAATAAAAGAGCTGCCTTCTTTGAATGCTTCTTTTCCAGAAACTCCGAAACAGCTGAGTGGCGAAAAGATTAGTGTCACTGATCGACCCGGCCCGTTAGACTCAGTCGAGCAGAAGCAAAGCCAATTACATGTTTCTTTGTCCAAATCTGCTTGCAGTAGTAACTCTGAAACCAGCAAGGGTTCAGGTTTGTCTCTTTCGCGATCTGAGGTTCGCGTGAACCGCCTCAAAGCTCGTGAAAGGGCCAAGGAGAGAGcacaaaaggaaaaggaaaaagagcaAGACTCTTCTCGCATTACCGATCATAATCTCAGTTCCATGACCCGAAACTCATCTTTCACCGAGCTACTTGCTGGCGGTGCTGCATCCGTTTCAGCTCATCGGGATGCCGGCGTGGCGGCAGAAAGGCAGTGGCAGTCGTCGACTGTTGCAATGGATTACTTCAGCTCGGGAATTCTTGAGCCATCCACTTCCAGAACTCACCATTCTTCGGGCTTTTCTGACCAAATGAATCTGGGTACTTCTTTGCCACAAACAATGTCAAGCACTCCTTTATTTAGTAGCGTCTCAACTGGAGACAGTAACGCGGAGCAGCTTCATCAGTTCTCATTTGTTCACGATGGCAATATAGTTCCCGTGGCCACAACTCAACCGGGGGGTGGCAACGACTACAGCCTCAATTTCACCATCTCTTCCAACCTTCCGGGTTATTATAGGGGGACCCTTCAGTCCAATTCATCTCTCTTGCCTCATCTCCAGAGGTTTTCTCCTGTCGACGGATCTAATTTACCTTTCCTCTTCGGAGCGGCAACCTCGGCTGCTCCACAACTGGAAAATCATAACCACTATCAGTTTTCGCCTGCATTTGACGGCCGTTTGCAACTTTGCTATGGAGGCGGGAACCGGCAGTCGGAAcagaaaggaaaaggaaaggacTGA
- the LOC105435970 gene encoding uncharacterized protein LOC105435970 has protein sequence MIKKNPYFDCSDSDASDDLRYTSLKDILLNSPSYSGVNDFNEFNSSNISIRNELVKRAASAYLQSAAILVSRNESGFVGFWERLRIKLAALRSRWCDCFHRIFGFFSFALD, from the exons atgataaaaaaaaacccgtACTTCGATTGTTC AGACTCCGATGCCAGCGATGACCTCCGATATACTAGCTTGAAAGACATTCTTCTGAATTCCCCGTCGTACAGCGGCGTAAATGATTTCAACGAATTCAATTCGTCAAATATTTCGATCAGAAACGAGCTGGTGAAAAGAGCGGCCTCGGCCTACCTTCAATCGGCCGCGATTTTGGTCAGCCGGAATGAAAGCGGTTTCGTCGGATTCTGGGAGAGGCTTAGGATCAAACTCGCCGCCCTCCGTTCCCGTTGGTGTGATTGTTTTCACCGTATTTTTGGCTTCTTTAGTTTTGCCTTAGACTAA
- the LOC101208680 gene encoding 50S ribosomal protein HLP, mitochondrial isoform X1, translating to MAAAFASKFSRVSRSLLGGLGNNLSTLLTASKESICSSFISQLQQQRTFIQMRTVLKVVDNSGAKKVMCIQALKGKKGARLGDTIVASVKEAHPNGKVKKGKVVYGVVVRAAMQKGRCDGSEVKFDDNAVVLVDKQGQPIGTRVFGPVPHELRKKKHVKILTLAEHIA from the exons ATGGCTGCCGCTTTTGCTTCAAAGTTTTCCCGCG TCAGCCGTTCATTGTTGGGTGGACTTGGAAACAATTTGTCTACTTTATTGACCGCATCAAAGGAGTCAATATGCAGCAGTTTCATCTCGCAG TTGCAGCAACAAAGAACTTTCATACAGATGAGAACTGTGCTAAAAGTAGTGGACAATTCGGGGGCAAAAAAAGTGATGTGCATACAAGCATTGAAGGGGAAGAAAGGAGCAAGACTAGGAGACACAATCGTGGCATCAGTGAAAGAAGCCCATCCTAATGGAAAAgtgaagaaaggaaaagttgTATATGGTGTAGTTGTGCGAGCTGCAATGCAAAAAGGCCGCTGTGATGGGAGTGAGGTCAAGTTTGATGATAACGCAGTAGTACTTGTAGACAAGCAAGGCCAGCCTATTGGGACAAGAGTGTTCGGTCCAGTTCCTCACGAACTCAGGAAGAAAAAGCACGTCAAGATTCTTACTTTAGCCGAGCACATTGCTTGA
- the LOC101208680 gene encoding 50S ribosomal protein HLP, mitochondrial isoform X2: MAAAFASKFSRVSRSLLGGLGNNLSTLLTASKESICSSFISQQQRTFIQMRTVLKVVDNSGAKKVMCIQALKGKKGARLGDTIVASVKEAHPNGKVKKGKVVYGVVVRAAMQKGRCDGSEVKFDDNAVVLVDKQGQPIGTRVFGPVPHELRKKKHVKILTLAEHIA; the protein is encoded by the exons ATGGCTGCCGCTTTTGCTTCAAAGTTTTCCCGCG TCAGCCGTTCATTGTTGGGTGGACTTGGAAACAATTTGTCTACTTTATTGACCGCATCAAAGGAGTCAATATGCAGCAGTTTCATCTCGCAG CAACAAAGAACTTTCATACAGATGAGAACTGTGCTAAAAGTAGTGGACAATTCGGGGGCAAAAAAAGTGATGTGCATACAAGCATTGAAGGGGAAGAAAGGAGCAAGACTAGGAGACACAATCGTGGCATCAGTGAAAGAAGCCCATCCTAATGGAAAAgtgaagaaaggaaaagttgTATATGGTGTAGTTGTGCGAGCTGCAATGCAAAAAGGCCGCTGTGATGGGAGTGAGGTCAAGTTTGATGATAACGCAGTAGTACTTGTAGACAAGCAAGGCCAGCCTATTGGGACAAGAGTGTTCGGTCCAGTTCCTCACGAACTCAGGAAGAAAAAGCACGTCAAGATTCTTACTTTAGCCGAGCACATTGCTTGA